TACATGGTACGTAGCACCGCATGTCGGGCAGACTCTTCGGCCTGTTAAGCGTTCAACAAGCTTGTCTTTTGGGACATCAATGTGGAGCACATAATCAACTGACTCTTCCATATCACTTAACAGATTTTCAAGGGCTTCCGCCTGGGCAATCGTTCTAGGAAAGCCGTCTAACAAGAAGCCTTTTTCACAATCTGGTTTGCTTAAACGTTCGCGGACAATGCCGATCGTTACTTCATCTGGAACTAGTTCACCTTTGTCCATGAAGGACTTCGCTTCTTTACCCAGCGGCGTTTCTTCTTTGATAGCTAATCGGAACATATCTCCAGTTGAGATATGAGGGATGTTATATTTTTCGACTATCTTCTCTGCCTGGGTGCCTTTACCAGCACCAGGAAGACCCATCAGAATTAAATTCAACGTGTTCCCTCCACTCTCTATTCATTAGCTTCATTATTTATTTAATAAACCCTTTGTAGTGGCGTTTCACCAGCTGACTTTCTAGCTGCTTCATCATTTCAAGGGCAACACCTACGACGATGAGCAGTCCTGTTCCTCCAATTTGTACGCTTGGCGGCAGATTAGCCAGTGAACCAAGAATAATAGGAAGGATAGAGACAGCTGCCAGGAAGATCGACCCTACGAACGTCAGGCGATACATCACTCGTGTTAAATACGTTTCCGTGTTTGCACCAGGACGAATCCCCGGGATATACCCGCCTTGCTTTTTCAGATTCTCTGCCATTTGTTCCGGGTTCACCTGAACAAATGTATAGAAGTAAGTGAAAGCAATGATTAACGCTACATAGATAATCATTCCAGGCCAGTTCTGGTAATCAAATATATACTGAATCATTGAGGCCACTTCATTGCCTTCGAAGAAACCCGCAACGGTTCTCGGCGCAATAATGAAGGAGATGGCAAAGATTACTGGAATTA
This window of the Halobacillus sp. Marseille-Q1614 genome carries:
- a CDS encoding adenylate kinase; its protein translation is MNLILMGLPGAGKGTQAEKIVEKYNIPHISTGDMFRLAIKEETPLGKEAKSFMDKGELVPDEVTIGIVRERLSKPDCEKGFLLDGFPRTIAQAEALENLLSDMEESVDYVLHIDVPKDKLVERLTGRRVCPTCGATYHVVFNPPKEEGKCDHDGSELIQREDDQPETVKKRLEVNVEQAQPLLDFYQEKGYLVTFDGDRNIDLVFEDIDKKLGGL